From the Haliaeetus albicilla chromosome 19, bHalAlb1.1, whole genome shotgun sequence genome, the window TAGAAGAAGCTCAGTAATAATTTGTTTGTAGGCATATTGCCAAAATGCAGAGATTTTGGACTAGTTCAGAAATAGCTATGCTCTTTGAGCTTTACAGTCTGTTCAAATTTAAACCTTCCCATCATTCTAGAAATGGGAGTATGtggagagggggaaatgaacatttttttggCTTTGAGTCACTGGGCAGACTGCAATGAATACAGGCTTTGATTCTGTAAGGGACCTTTTTTCCGTCAGTCCACTCAGTTTTGTAAATTGAGGATTACTAACTTGTTCACCCCATTCCAGCTGGTCATGGTGTGCTGGGGGAGGGAATTCTAGGGTAGCTAAGAGGCATAGCAGTGCTTCTTCTATCAAGTACATTGGAACTTAAACACCagtcttgtttttctgtaagGCGTGTTCTTGGAAACTGAAGATTTCTTTGGTTTGTAAGATCATGCAGACAATCATGAGCATCTTATCCAGACCctcatggcagggggcttggactagatgatctttaaaggtcccttccaacccaaaccattctatgttTCTGTGACCTTGAGttaattatttataatattGAAAAATGAGAATCCTAACCAGAGAGATCCATTAGTAGAAAAAGCCAGTAAAATTGATATATAATAATGGAAATAATGTCAGTGAATGTTGTTGAGTCAGAATGAAAccaaatttgttttttattaatatgcTTTCTGGTCCAACAGGACATGTGCCTATTTTAGAAGGATATTAAACCTCTTTACATCTTGATGTTGCCTGATGCCTTTCTTAATAGAATCTTAATAGAATTAATGGGATAATCTAGGCAGTGAGAGTGTATTTAATACTGTCTTGTACTGCTGTAGGATCTGGCTAGAGCTGATCAATATTTGTATCAATCATCTGCTATAAAATGTGAAATCATTGTGCAGACTTAGTCAGAGGGGGTATTGACTAGAACAATAAATGAAGACAAGTAGACAGTACAAGGGGCATGGATTATGTACCAAGATTCATTTAGTATATCAAGTTGTCCTACTGTGGACAAATGCAAAGTCATACATAAAATGTGAGGGATGTATACTATGTATTACATAGCAGAGATCTGTATTCTGGGTAAGCAAAATTGGGTCAAGAACTATGTGGTGGGAGGACCTCTTTGAAAGATGAAGCTTCAGTGGCTACTGCAAGCCTTGGGTACATGGCTCACTACAGTTTGGAAGAAGTCTCATTTATTacaaaatgaaagttttaaGCAGCTTGTTCAGTTAACTTGTTGATGGAAATAGTTAATAAGGCCTTACTCTAAGAAGAGAGCTGTAACGTGGGATCTCTGACTCAAAGTTCAGGACATTAACCTGAACATTACTGATAATAATTCATAGATAAAGTGTGTGAGGCTTATATACTAGATTCTCAGTCACTTTGGATCGCGTTATTGATAAGTAATCTTGATTTTAAAGTTGTTAACCTTGATATGGGactaggaaagaagaaaaatgttgtggCTTGTAATATGGAGGAGGCCAGTCCCCATACAGATCGTGGGGCTTTCTTGGCTTGGTTATGAGGTGTGTGGCAGTTTTCTGCGTCAAGACTGAAGGGTACAAAAGGCTCATTCTCTCTTTTCTAGCTTTCTCAAACTCGTTTACCTTGGAAGCTGAAGCACTGAATGGAGCCATGAGCATTGTAGTAAGCAAACAGGAGTGTAGAACTTTTGTGGGCCCCctgcttttttcctaaatggaaAGCTAGAGTGTATTGTAATATGTAGATGATGTGAAAGTCAACAGAGGGTAGAAAACTACCAAACTTTGTTCCTGTAAAGTTATCAGTGGTGCGTACCAGCTGAATATCcaagctgtggggttttttcttgttttcataatTCTCTTGGTACACCTTGGAGCTATGGATGTTTCTCTTTATTTGAATTTTGCTTAAAATTCTGATGCctgttactgcttttctttgatAACTTGCCTTTGTCTAACTGGCAAAAGTTTCATACTAGTTTCTGAAATACCTTGAAAGTCAAACAAGAGAGTAAATGTCCGTTCCTGGATTATGAACTGAACAGAAGTCAGTTAAAAGGAATAGATCTTCAGATTTGAACTAAAAGTTGAGGCGAAACATTTATAACAAGGTAAATGGGTTCCTCTCCTTGGCTTGCCTTTTATTATCTTAAAATGCCAGATATGTTATAGAGGCATTAAGGCAGGCATAGTGACATTGAAACATAAAATAGGAAGTAAACCTTCCCTAGAGGTGGGTACGCTGCAAGCCTCAGACTCCATATCTGGGCTTTAATGAAGCGTAACTTACAGAATAACACTTCTTTCCTCGAAACCTGGTGAAAACATGTGCAAAATGGATTAGACATCTGAGTTGTTCTCAGATACCTAAGAACgtaataatttttttgctgGTTCTTTTGAACTCCTTCCTCAGTGCCGTATGAGGAAAGAAGACTACTTTATTTGCCAAGACCTCAAATCATAGTTTTGTATGCAAAACAACATCATCTTTCTCTGTTCATCTTTCTACAAAgcattttctctatttttttttccctcccagtgTTCTGAGGATTATAAACACAATGATGAGTCACCTCAAGAAGACGAAGGGTTTATGGGTATGTCACCTCTTCTACAAGCCCACCATGCTATGGAGAGAATGGAAGAATTTGTGTGTAAGGTAAGGGCATGTGAAAACTGCTGAAGTAGTTTCTGTTTTTAGGAGGGTCCAGTGGGCAGCAGACTATACCTGCAGCAGCTATGCTACTAATGTGAGGGAGAGCAGGTACCTGCCATACCTGAATGGGCATCTCTTGTTATAACTAGTAACACTACAGCTTCTCAAGATCTCAGTCAGTCATAAATGAATAAATTGTAAAGTACAGTACTATAGATATTACAAATGAGACTCTAAAGCTGATCATGCAACTGAGGAGTCTCTATTGAGAAACACCCATGAGtgcaaagcagaataaaagcCTTCTGGATGAAGGCACTTTCATTTACAaggtcatttttttcccaggttttTTCAgacttgcaaatattttgcttttccagcacCATTTGCATCCATTGTGGAATAAGCTTTGTCTCttacttgaaaagaaaacacgGCTGCATGAAAACTGTAACTAAGTAAATCCATTGTAGATTTTTGCAATTGCTGACCTTGGATCATTTTTGCGACTTTTTAGAGCCATGGGGCTATATCAGTCTCTGACCCTCCTTTCTTGGTGAAAGGAGTGCTGCCCTTGTTCCTGCTGGTTTTATGAACTATTCTTTGATGTTTTTACACAGGGACCCTAGTTACTTGGTCGTCTTTTGTGTAGcggttgttttgttgtttgtttggttttgttgttttttttttttttaaaaaaaaacctatggATCTTCCCCCTTCTAGATGTTCTGTAGGGTGGATTGTGTCAAATGTACTCCCTCCTGCTGTTCCTACCTCAATTAAAATTTTTGGTTCGTGAAGTAAACCGGTTATTTGcttatttaatgtatttaagaacCCAGTCTTTAACTGGGTTGGTTATTCTGATTAGATTTCTTTTGCTTCCATGAAGGAGTGTGGAGAATTGATTTAAAAACTCTGGGCTCTTGttgaaactgaaataagaatGTAGCTTTTTAAACTTAGTGTTTCAGGATTCTTCAGGCTCGCTCCTGTATTACTAGCCAGACGACCAATCCAAGGAACACTGCAGAAACAACCCCGGTACATAAAGTAATTCCCTGCTACCCCGTTGCTTGGCAGTGCTGCTTCTGACACCAAACTGAAGACTACATGTATCATATGTTACTGAAGCAGTGCTAAGAACACCTGTGCACACTTTCTTTCATTTGGAACCAGCTGCAAGAATAGATTGTGCATATATGCTTTCTCTCcctttaaagaagaaatctgGTGGAATTGAGTGTCATGGATCTGTTGCCTTAACTGATCTGTCACCATTTGTTTTGGGAGTGTGagagcatttttcttccaacCTGGATAAGGGATTGGACACTTCTCACTGGACTCTTGCCACTTCATGCTTTCTGGCCCATATTAGTGCTGATGAGTAGCTTTTTTGCTAGACTGCTGCAAATGTAGCAGATATATAGTCAGATTGGCTTGTGGTTGGAAGAAGAGGCttttagttatttatttcttGGAGGGAACTAGGTGTAGGCTTCTTCAATTAAGTAGAAAGGATGATCtgtggaaaaaacagaacatgGAAATGAATTAAATGCTTCCCTTTGTTAGCAGTAAAAAAAGTCCAGTAACTTTCCTGTTCAGTGAAATGCTGAAGTGTTTCTTTCTGTGGTGGTGCAGCTCAACTTCATAATGATACTGTTTTGAATAGGGAACTTAAGCATTATAGTTCAGGTGTAAAGCCTTTTTCCCAGAGATGTCCCATCAACCCTTTTCTGTTTACCGTAGTCATAGATTAACTAACATTTTTACTAATAGGGGTTTTCTGACTTTTACCATACATAAGTGGAACTCAATTCCCTGCATTTAACTAAAATCTTCTAACTTCTAGGTATGGGAGGGCCGATGGAGAGTCATTCCCCATGATGTTCTGCCTGACTGGCTAAAGGACAATGACTACCTGTTGCATGGACACAGACCACCCATGCCTTCCTTCCGGGCTTGTTTCAAGAGTATCTTCAGAATACATACAGAGACTGGTAACATCTGGACACATCTTCTAGGTATTTTCAGCTTGCCCTAATGCTAATAGGCTTCATTGCTGTCTTTCTTTGAGACCAAGGTATAAAGGGGTGTGGGGTGGTCAGCATTATCATTCCACTAGTAACCTGTTAAATTAACAGGTTGGTATCCCTCTCCTAATTTTATCCCACCAGGGTTGGATGGGACTTCCTTAATTATGGCATTCAATACAAATGAATGAATTAAATTCATAATTGTTAATAAATTACTGGTagaagttcttttttttccaggtgtgtAGGTGTTAATTGAGATCACACTTCTTGCCACAAGAACATGCTTCAGTTGCAGCTTGTATGAATGGTTTTCAGCTTGCAAGGAGCCTTAAAGGGAAAGGGTTTCTTTGAACTAAGCCCTTCTCTTTTTACATTTTgcaacagattttttaaattgttctaGAATGTCCAACTAGTGTCAGGCATCCtgcaaaacaagtaaaaatagAGTCCATGCAAGTCTGTATTGCATCAGTCCGAGACAGAAATGTGGTTGGAATGCATAACTGAAGTAGGGCAGTACTTTATTCTGCATGTGTGCTGCTGGTTGTCATGCAGCTCCTATGTTTAGTGCTCCTGTACATTAAAGTCatgcttttagaaagaaaagctttcgGTATGCATGAACTTGACACCTTTCTGCCTTATTGTTTTTCAGGATGCGTGTTCTTCCTTTGTCTGGGAATCTTCTACATGTTCCGGCCAAACATGTCCTTTGTAGCACCTGTGCAGGAGAAAGTGGTTGTTGGATTGTTTTTCTTGGGAGCCATACTCTGCCTCTCCTTCTCATGGCTCTTCCACACAGTTTATTGCCACTCAGAAGGTGTTTCCCGGCTCTTCTCCAAGTAAGTGCCTAAAGGACAGGGTAGGCCAAATAGGAAACAGGTGGGAAAACAGGGTTGGGATTTATGCTTGGAGCCCCAGTGTAGGAGTTGTTCACTGCATGTACTTTGGAACAGAGTGGAGCAGAGATTCAATGCAGCTTCTTCTAATTATTGTTTGTTTCAGCATGAGTTTTCATGCTGTCATTTTAGCCTTAAAACACTgtcattttctgctgtttggCAGACATGTGCATGCGTCTTGCTGCTGTAAGTAATATACCTAGAGCTTAGTTGCAGGactttgaatttttaatgcaaCTGTCGCTTCTTGTCATTTAAACTATTCTGAGTAACTTTTAATCTTAAACTTACGTAAGACAGCTCCACAATGTGTATCAAGATGTCTTAGTCTTTTGGTTTTactatgctttcttttttggctGGGGCTGCTAAATATCTCATATTTCCTAAGATTATTCAACCTAGGATTGTGTAATCTGCAAGACCACCTCTAAAGTAACCCAGCAATTAAAATTCCCTACTgaaaaattaactccatctttTGTAGGAGCATTTTGTCAGGGCGTGGTAAAAAGCAATGGCTGTAGGAATTCTTTATCTTCACTGGTGTATAGAAAAACAGTGTGATTGAAAAATTGCAACGTTATTCCCCAGTGGTCACTTAAGCTGATGCCTAACTAACTTATGCTTGTCAGATACTAAAGTGTTTGTGTTGGCTGTGCTCTCACAACATACTGTGTGCCCCTTTTTCTGTTCAGAGGActcttgtgctgcttttttttcctcatcagaAGCTTAAATCTGAGTTTCCTTCAAAAACTTTGGTCTAAAGGCTACTGTATGTATTGCTGATGACTGTCCAAAAATGGCCTTACTAGATGTCTATCAAGGTAATCCATGACTGCGGGAGGGCATTGGTGGGACAGTTGGCATTGGGAAGTAAGTTGGAATAGTGagaatgattttattttgcagtaagaAGTAGACAGGTGGTCCACTAAAGAATAGAGTGTTGTTATGAGGACTTCCAAAGGTTCACATTTCTtatcaaactgatttttttgtttccttctagGCTGGATTATTCTGGTATTGCACTTCTCATAATGGGCAGCTTTGTACCATGGCTGTACTACTCCTTCTATTGCAACCCTCAGCCTTGCTTCATCTACTTGATTGTGATTTGTGTCCTGGGCATCGCAGCCATAATTGTCTCACAATGGGACATGTTTGCGACCCCTGAATACCGGGGTGTAAGGGCAGGTAAGACCTGATGTTAACTGTTTTGCTTCTTGActgcctttcctccttcctaCTTGCCACTTGGAAAAGCCATCTTGGGAAGATTTACGAGAGCTTAATTTTATGGAGAGCTAATATTCTTGGATTGGGAGCTTGATGggttttctttcagcatttaTTATAGCCAGCTGGATGCACAGATAAGGGCTGGTGCAAGTCCTGGAAGTGCATTCCTGAAATGGACAGTAACACATGCAGTAGGAAGGGTAGTGCAAAGTATTTCTAGCTATGCCTAGCAACTTTGCTCTCAAAAAATGACTGACTGCTTGGTGTGTGTATGGGTACTTCTACTGTTTGTCTTGGTTTTGTAATACTAGGCTTAGACACTAGCAAATCATTGAATGATTGAATTAGTCTGAATGGTTTGCCTAGATAAAATACATGTTCAAAACAAAGAGCCTAGTTTTTCTCTTCACGTGatcaaaagaacaaaaccagatttgGTTTCACATTCTGAGataggaagaaagagaaagctttAGGGGGCAGCTATGAAATGTGCACACAGCTGGGCTGAATAGTGATATTTCTTGTTACTTAACCTGCACATGCTGTCTACAGTAAATCTAGATTTCCTGGACAAGCTATGGGTGTACCTTCAGAAAGTTCAGCATTCCAAACTTAAAATCTGTGGATGGAACATGTTTATTCCCTCCacgcacttttttttttttcacacaagaTTTCTGTACTTGCCACTAAAATCTAAAATCAACCATGTTCTCGTGTATGGCAGATCAGGTGAGCTGCAGATGctacttttctgtttcctagGACTACTTGAACACTGTATGATAAATAATCTCTTTGTTGTCTCTCCTTGTTGTCTTACTTTTGAGAGATTATGGTAAAGTGAGACATAGTTCATGTAGTCTCAGTGCCCTCTACAGTCCAAGATGTGTAACTGGCTTAATGTACATTAAAGCTGGTGGACGCAATcagtaaatgaaatatttcGGTATCTGCTGGAATATATAACTAATTAGCTTCTGGTATATGAAGGAATTCTGTGCATTCTTTAAATTCCTTTCCAATAAAGCTCTTCTGGGGACCTCCAGCATCAAGAGTTGTcacctttctgctgctttggcaAATATTGAGTTTTCCTTCCATAGCTTTTGTGTTTTCACTGTTTCCCTTTACCACCACTGTGTTCAAACCTGACTCTCCCACATTTTCTTTACCTCCCAGGAGTATTTCTAGGTCTGGGTCTTAGTGGGGTTATTCCCACCCTGCACTTTGTCATCTCTGAGGGGCTCCTGAAAGCAGCCACAATGGGGCAGATAGGCTGGCTGGCACTCATGGCATGCCTGTACATCACTGGTGCTGCACTATATGCTGCCCGCATCCCGGAGAGATTCTTCCCTGGCAAGTGTGACATCTGGGTGAGTCTACAGAATGACTGGATGAGGAGACCAACGTGAAAGCTGGTTCCCCTTGAGGCTGGAGGATGTTGTGTCAATGTTTTCTTATTGCAAGTATCAAACGGCTTCACTAGAAGCATAGGTCTTAAGGGGTCAAACAACTTTGGGCTCTCTGACCCCAGCTTACCTGGTGCCTCTCTTGCTGAGTTACCACAAACTGGCCAGTCTGAGGTAACTGCTGGTATGCAAATTCACCCCGCACATGTACTAGATAGCTTTAATAGATGGGTAAGCAGCTTTGCAAACCTTCGTGTGTGTGTTGAAGATCCTACAAACACACGTCTTGCCTTGCTTCTGCACATAATAGTGCATGGTTATTTCTCTGATGTTTGCTGTGTTCTTTGGGATCTTCACCATGTCTGGCTCCTCATCTTGTGCAGCAAGTGAAAGCACTGGGTAGAGATGGTAGATGTTGGAGGAATCTCTGGCCCAGGAGAAGGGAAAGTGGGGTGAGCaagtgggtgggtgggggaaactTGGTGTGAGGGAAAGGATCATGAAGACTGGAGGGGAAATATGTGGGGAAGATGTAGAGAAAGAAATCGGGTAGAGCAAGAGTAGAGATGAGAGGGAGGTAGAACTTTAGAAGGCCACAGTACTTCCACTAGGATAGTTCAAGGCCCCTGAAGAAGACTAGAAGTGATAATGAGGCCTGGGTGGTTTGAGTGGCTTTTGCACAGCACCAGTTTGCCAGGTTTGTTTAAATAGCCAAACAAAGCCTTGTTTAGATAATGAGCTAGGCTCCAAAAGCACTGGGGTACCACTAGTTCTTTTCCAAGCTTCCCATGGAGCCTGCAAATACATATTTGTAGAAATTTTTCAAGAGCATTATCCATATTGGTATGGCTTCCCTCAAATAAGGGCATGCTTTGTCACGTAGCTCCCTGATGGTTTTCATTCTGTTGTACTATAATCAATAGCATCCTGGGCATTCATTCAGAACATCTGGTTGTTTCTAGGTTTTAATATAAtaccattttttcctgttctgtttctctgtggcagagaaagaaaataacgTTCAAAATCCACTTGGTAGAACTTATGCCTGTGACCAGAGCAGAGTTTGTACCTGTTAGCTGTATGAGAGAGCCCTTTCTATCAATAAATCACTGGTGTGTGTTGTGAAggaactaattttaaaagtgtcCTGCTTAAGCCTTTTGCCCAAAGCTCTGAAATTATCCTTGTCCCTTCACAAAGATGTGCTATAGCATTTATGTAACATATTTGTTGAATGACCAGCTAGTTAAGATGATTGTAAAGGAaagggctgtgtgtgtgtgtgtagaatTTGATTATTTTGCTAATGATAGAAGAGGGATGGGCTTTAACACACAACTTGGAGAACTTTGCAGCTTGTGGTTTGAGGTACTGCTACGTGTTACTGTGTACTTCAGCTGAATGTGTGGCTTTTTTGGAGGCAGGGTAGCACTAGAACCCAAAGTACCCCAGCTGaacagaagtgttttcttttccgCAGTTCCACTCCCATCAGCTGTTTCACGTCTTTGTAGTGGCTGGCGCATTTGTGCACTTCCACGGGGTTTCAAACCTCCAGGAGTTCCGTTTCACAGTTGGAGGAGGCTGCACGGAAGAAGATGGGATGCAGTAAAACCAGCCTTCAGCCCAAGATAGTAACCAAAATAGCACCGCAAGCGCGGTTGAAGCATACAGGCTAGCAAAATGAATACCTAAGAAGAATCCAAGTTTCAACTGATGGGGCATGGAGCTTCATGGGGATTCTGACTAACCAAGATAAATTCTATACCTCAAGCAATGGAATGAATCAATTTGAAGACCAGGAAATTCTGAAACCCTAACTTATTCTTGGGATCTACAGATTGAGCTACAGAGGACCCTTTCCAAATCGGCTTCTGTTCAATGCCATATTTATTTGTAGAATTGGGGAGGGATAGCTtagcagtttccttttttttttttttttaagaaaaaaatcaaggttaAATTTATATCCTCTTGGAGGGTTTGGGAGTTGATTTTAGATGCtcttttgggagaaaaaaattgtaaataagATTTCTaactttctgtttaaataaaatttatataaatgttttaaacaatgggtggggggaaaaggggTTTTGTAAAGAATGCAACATGCAAGTACCACACACTGTTTCAATTTTGCACAAAATAAATGATTGCAGGAGGACCAGGTAAAATTCCCAGGAGTGAAGCACGTTGGCCCTGCAGATTTTCCTGGTGGCTGGCATGCCCTGGGCAATGTGGGGTCCTGGCCAGCACTTGGAGTAGGTTCAGTACGTGTACACAAGGGTTGTGAAGGCTGAATTAATTACATCGTCATTCAGGTCACAGTGTTAGGAGGTTTATTTACTCAAGTAACTGGAAAGATACATCTGTGCCCTGCCTAAGTGTGTGGGACAGCTGCCTTCCAAGCTTGTGTGGCCTGTATAGTTTTGGATAGTGGATCTTacagttgttttgtttctcatcatATGAATTGGAGCATGATGGGATAACTGCACATGAAATGGCAAACAGTCCAACTCCATCAGTGCCTGCCTATACCCAAAGGCCCCCATTGAGTCGATGGTTGCCATTTGCAGGcctgttctgttttgtctgAACAAATGATGGTAATACATTTGTCAAAAGATAGTTGAGCATGTGAGGGGAAACAGAGGTGGGGTTAAGATGGACTGGAAAGAGGAAGCTGTGTGCTCCAGGACTTGGAGTTAAGAGCTACTGCAGACCTCAAGCACATTACCTTCTCATGTGTCAGACCATATGCCAAGGGAGTttgcaggtttttctttttaagaggaaaaatccACGATCAGCCCAatgcagttccttttttttttttttcttaaaatttttttttccttaggtcTGCTTCCCATCTGTGCTTTAGCAATGGGACTGCTGGTATTTCTTAAACCTAAAACTACGAGTTCAGTTGGATTGCTGTGGAGCAAATGCACCTCCTATATAAGGGGAGGCATATACCCTTCTCCTGTGTAATTGATGTAGCTTGATCTTTGGAGCCCAGTCAGAAGTCAGACTGAAGGAGAATCTTTGGAGTTGTAAGATGAGATTTGAACATTTTGTTTGTTATGGCACAGGTATTGCTTGGAGTGTTTAGTTGGAAATTCAGAGCAATTACCTCTCTCACAGATGAGTTAAACAGCTatgaaatgctgtatttcaCAAGGAAGGAAGGTaaagggtggggtttttgttgtgtggggttttttgttgttgtttgtttgttttttaagactCCTGCAAGTTTGAATTTTCATccttaaagaggaaaatgtggATTGCAAAGATCTTCCTTGGATATCACGGAGTGTGTTTTGGGGAGTTACTTTGCCCAACGAAGTCAAGTAGAAGCAGAATGCCTTCCTAAAGTTGACTGGATATTAAGGCTTCACCCCACGAATGGAGTCTTTGTAAAGCTTCTGAGCGCAAGgtcagctgcagaaagaggtGCTGCAGCAGAGTCTGTGAGCTTAGAGGGGTGTGTTCTCAGTAGGATCACTACACTGGATGCCTGTAGGGCCAGAAGTAGTTTATCACAGGTCTGTGTGGTACTAAAATGAAGTAAAGAGCAGTATTAACTTGGATGTAAGGGCTAATAGCACTGGCATCCTGGACAAAGATGTAGAGTTGCCTGGCAGTAAGTATACTGGTATCTGAGAAAAGTGTGGTACATATCAGAATCAGAGTTGTCTGTAAGGCGCTTTGGGATACCTCTGTAACAGTACCAGCAGAAGTGGCAGTCTCCATCCTGGATCATCCCACGTTCGCTCCTTGAAGGGTGATTGTAACCTGGTCCTACACAGCACAGAACTATTACAAAAACACAGTACTCCACCTGCTATTCTTAACCCAGTCAGTCTCTCCATTCAAGAAGTTTGTGTGTTCCAATAAAAACAACCTAGCTGTGCACTTTTCTGTAGCTCTTGCTGAGAACTCTTCCCAGGTTGGCACCTGAATGCCTTACTCTCAGCAGTCAGAGGCTTGCTTGCTCTGTGTGCAGGTTATTGCCATAGAATAGTTAGGACCTAcagcttctttccttccccattaaaTAGTGGCCTTGTtcagtatatttctttttaaaaattgcttacTGTTGGAAGCAATGAAGCACATTCTGGGGTTTTGATGGTTGGGGACTCTGGTGATGGTTCCATATAAGATGGGATCTTATTACTTGCTGTATTCTTAACTTCTGCTAATAAAAGAACCAAATGGATTATTGACTAGTTTGGGTCTTTCTGTGCTGTGTGTGAAGCTTGAAAGAGTCactcttgctttcttccttcccaacGCTTGCAGGCAACACTTTGTAGGTAAAAGACCTCTGCTGTTgcagaaaccaaaccaatgcCTTAAGGCTTGTTTATGTACGGTTGAACCGATGCTTGCTGTATGCCTCCTCAAGCAAAAGCCAGTGGGTGGGGGAGTTCACGCAACAAACATTAGTTTTGCTATGTGGCATCCTCTGGATGTCTAGAATTCACATCAAGTATGTGCCTGGTCTTGCTGTAAGATTTCAATACTGTCTAGTGCATTTAAACATCACAGCAGACAAAGGTGTCCATGGACCGTGCTGCCTCTTAGTTACGGTGCTAATCTCCagggaaaatttttttccaaagtctaGACTTCTATTCGATGCCCACTGGAGTTGCCAGTTGTAGTACAGGGCTGATAGTGGTGTGGGGGAAGGAGGTGGTGTTAGGTGTGTCtggttgtattgggtttgtgtggcaaggttttggtagcaggggggctacaggggtggcttctgtgagaagctgctagaagcttcccctgtgtctaACAGAGCCAACGCCAGCCGGCTCCGAGacggacctgccactggccaaggctgagcccatcagtgatggtggtagcgcttctgggataacagatttaagaagggggaaaaaagttcctgtggcacagaaactgcagccagagagaagagtgagaacatgtaagagagacaaccctgcagacccccaggtcag encodes:
- the ADIPOR2 gene encoding adiponectin receptor protein 2 yields the protein MNELTELDNAGSPEPGLRLRKGHMSDTATTQAPFEEDSCEQRLLLVDPPLSSDQENCSEDYKHNDESPQEDEGFMGMSPLLQAHHAMERMEEFVCKVWEGRWRVIPHDVLPDWLKDNDYLLHGHRPPMPSFRACFKSIFRIHTETGNIWTHLLGCVFFLCLGIFYMFRPNMSFVAPVQEKVVVGLFFLGAILCLSFSWLFHTVYCHSEGVSRLFSKLDYSGIALLIMGSFVPWLYYSFYCNPQPCFIYLIVICVLGIAAIIVSQWDMFATPEYRGVRAGVFLGLGLSGVIPTLHFVISEGLLKAATMGQIGWLALMACLYITGAALYAARIPERFFPGKCDIWFHSHQLFHVFVVAGAFVHFHGVSNLQEFRFTVGGGCTEEDGMQ